The following are encoded in a window of Acipenser ruthenus chromosome 26, fAciRut3.2 maternal haplotype, whole genome shotgun sequence genomic DNA:
- the LOC117430216 gene encoding APC membrane recruitment protein 1-like, with the protein METSSGREQTTGTKPLCGGCEESARGCQAQGTEADGTSERTDATPPELPPPGKLKKTAFKLFGGRKSICTLPSFFGGRNKGHGKGSSKKGICKSRTHDCISEVSWEDGRRTADMPAGDFEYRGQKCSSVKMLSGSQSVYSMTDTNKKADAPLSANSECYDQKLSADKSSSFPRPKKGLKGLFSSIRRHKKNKAADAEKAETPGLSVEIPAGAVPRSQSSDSKAESELQDSFSDSNVADTLNEKDNSIDTPECSEDANLSEESLVETDANSNKALHKDKVLKDLEELVQGESADAKVDGAILCTLSEFSCAPDINPDYLDNDPPSVHSSEQISSVFGDVASLKSFDSLTGCGDIIADRDDDSIAESTVSAERSRNAGKRSSCYVTYQGGGEEMATPDEVDEDYLQGLWENEAAADVCFTPGQQQMLLGNDMDLQISPDGPALPGPCVDAANNHNVVRAVADNGHTSGDLLTPQSDQPESAPNSDEGYYDSTTPGPDEDGGDSLSRIRKERLPRDSYSGDALYELYEPDDSLMSPPLADEPSFETLPPTPDALEFLGMDVDKSLCPSFSNKAGLMEGVRQVQIEQKLMGWEVKSTKKHPKKEQVILSKDRFYAEKSTADCNSKMNNNTHQACLKEEQIVSQTRIGKGSKVKHRNNQTHPSSGEHHTNQKTNAKLLPDLDGVDVVCSTKNSHRSKVPVPLDELLQGNGRCTQSEKRERKTDTGKMKTDEALEYDQTVCFSQALVDFTNNTAFLNNLSESIGSSDSGSSFTHNMQALPAMVTFDVVDMENEGECDRQIEMDTDEDMSSPYEAYDESYLQKDAFAECDERMFELYDQNPFLGNSWGVASLPRHLNFSKMSPAMPAPLSLNRRSRSLDTDSLEFELADMYLSKVIPQLPQVSRSEWDSKKASTLHWPSDCERKGRSASSEWREVADIPDWPWQQEATCNFALPLIDGKKLGRVQSCSPLGKGRAIQHEIQRDRLDLQVEGGSPNRRLQPRTSRFTHDTGAGNPIQSSRQMARPSHLPLQSDECRPQTGSNSLGTSRDSSGKVLALVSPLDERNEAYFSKISSAGQYSDSSHQQMKCKPIGVTQGMPHFHSENPDTLKPELCVGQCETSSKGRSEHEMTRPVEWNKHTALDL; encoded by the coding sequence ATGGAAACCAGCAGTGGAAGAGAACAGACAACTGGAACAAAGCCTTTGTGTGGTGGCTGTGAAGAATCAGCCAGAGGGTGCCAGGCCCAGGGGACGGAGGCAGACGGGACATCTGAGCGCACTGATGCTACTCCTCCTGAACTGCCACCACCTGGGAAGCTGAAGAAAACAGCTTTTAAACTGTTTGGAGGGAGAAAGAGCATTTGCACCTTACCCAGCTTCTTCGGGGGAAGAAACAAAGGCCATGGGAAGGGGTCTTCTAAAAAGGGGATCTGCAAGAGCAGGACTCATGATTGCATCAGTGAGGTGAGCTGGGAGGACGGCAGAAGAACCGCTGACATGCCAGCGGGAGACTTTGAATACCGCGGACAGAAATGTTCATCTGTGAAGATGCTGTCAGGCTCTCAAAGTGTGTACTCAATGACTGACACGAATAAGAAAGCAGACGCACCTCTGTCAGCGAACTCTGAATGCTACGATCAGAAACTAAGTGCCGACAAGTCCTCGTCTTTCCCCAGGCCAAAGAAGGGACTAAAAGGTTTGTTCAGCAGCATCAGACGCCACAAAAAGAATAAAGCCGCAGATGCTGAAAAAGCTGAGACGCCTGGACTTTCTGTAGAGATCCCTGCAGGTGCAGTGCCTAGAAGTCAGTCAAGTGACAGCAAAGCTGAGTCTGAACTTCAGGATAGCTTTTCTGACAGCAATGTGGCAGACACACTGAATGAGAAAGACAATTCGATTGATACACCTGAATGTAGCGAGGATGCAAATCTTTCAGAAGAAAGTTTAGTAGAAACTGATGCAAATAGTAATAAAGCATTACACAAAGATAAGGTTCTCAAAGACTTGGAAGAGCTTGTGCAAGGGGAGTCGGCAGATGCAAAAGTAGATGGAGCCATTTTGTGCACGCTATCTGAGTTCAGCTGTGCCCCCGATATAAACCCAGACTACCTAGATAACGATCCACCTTCCGTTCATTCTTCCGAGCAGATCAGTTCAGTATTTGGGGATGTGGCTTCTCTGAAGAGCTTCGATTCCCTCACTGGGTGCGGAGACATAATTGCGGACCGAGATGACGACAGCATTGCTGAAAGCACGGTGTCGGCTGAAAGAAGTCGCAACGCGGGCAAAAGAAGCTCCTGCTATGTCACTTACCAAGGAGGCGGGGAAGAAATGGCGACCCCTGATGAGGTTGACGAGGATTATCTGCAAGGTTTGTGGGAAAATGAAGCTGCAGCTGACGTGTGCTTTACCCCTGGTCAACAGCAGATGCTCCTGGGCAATGACATGGACCTGCAGATATCTCCGGATGGACCCGCCCTTCCTGGTCCATGTGTGGATGCTGCTAATAATCACAATGTTGTCCGAGCTGTTGCAGATAACGGTCATACCAGCGGAGACCTCCTGACCCCACAAAGTGACCAGCCCGAATCTGCACCCAACAGTGACGAGGGTTATTATGATTCCACCACTCCAGGTCCTGATGAAGACGGGGGTGATAGCCTCAGCCGAATCAGAAAGGAAAGGCTTCCAAGGGACAGCTACAGTGGGGATGCACTCTATGAGCTCTATGAGCCTGACGATAGCCTCATGAGCCCCCCTCTCGCAGATGAACCCTCCTTTGAGACGCTGCCACCCACCCCAGACGCTTTGGAATTTTTAGGAATGGATGTGGATAAGAGTTTATGTCCCAGTTTTTCCAACAAAGCTGGACTTATGGAAGGGGTTAGACAAGTTCAGATAGAGCAGAAGCTTATGGGGTGGGAAGTTAAAAGCACAAAAAAGCACCCCAAAAAAGAGCAAGTCATCTTGAGCAAGGATAGATTTTACGCAGAAAAAAGCACAGCTGATTGTAATTCTAAAATGAACAATAACACACATCAAGCTTGCCTTAAAGAGGAGCAGATAGTTTCACAGACTAGGATAGGAAAAGGCTCAAAAGTAAAGCACAGAAATAACCAGACACACCCCAGCAGTGGAGAACACCACACTAaccaaaaaacaaatgcaaagctACTTCCTGATTTGGATGGCGTTGATGTTGTGTGCAGCACAAAGAACTCCCATCGATCAAAAGTCCCAGTTCCACTTGACGAATTACTGCAGGGAAATGGAAGATGCACCCAGtctgaaaagagagagagaaaaactgaTACTGGTAAAATGAAGACTGATGAAGCCCTTGAATATGATCAGACTGTCTGCTTCTCCCAGGCCTTGGTGGACTTTACTAACAATACTGCGTTCTTAAACAACCTTTCCGAAAGTATTGGCAGCTCTGATTCTGGTTCTTCCTTTACACACAATATGCAGGCCCTTCCAGCAATGGTGACTTTCGATGTGGTAGACATGGAAAACGAAGGGGAATGTGATCGTCAGATTGAAATGGACACAGATGAAGACATGTCGTCGCCGTATGAGGCATACGATGAGAGCTACTTGCAAAAAGATGCTTTTGCTGAGTGCGACGAGAGGATGTTTGAACTGTACGATCAGAATCCTTTTCTCGGCAACAGCTGGGGGGTTGCCAGTCTTCCACGGCATCTTAATTTCAGTAAAATGAGCCCAGCAATGCCGGCCCCATTGTCTCTAAACAGGAGGAGCAGATCACTAGACACTGACAGCTTGGAATTCGAACTGGCTGACATGTATCTGTCAAAGGTTATCCCTCAGCTTCCCCAAGTCTCCAGATCTGAATGGGATTCCAAGAAGGCTTCCACTCTCCATTGGCCCTCAGATTGCGAAAGGAAGGGGCGATCAGCCAGCTCAGAATGGAGGGAGGTTGCTGACATTCCTGATTGGCCCTGGCAACAGGAGGCTACATGCAATTTTGCCCTTCCTTTGATAGATGGAAAAAAATTAGGACGGGTCCAGAGTTGTAGTCCTTTGGGAAAGGGAAGGGCCATACAACATGAAATCCAGAGGGATAGATTGGATTTGCAGGTTGAGGGTGGTTCTCCTAATCGGAGGCTTCAGCCTCGGACTTCAAGGTTTACTCATGACACTGGGGCTGGTAATCCAATACAGAGCTCCAGGCAGATGGCCAGACCATCCCATCTCCCCTTACAGTCTGATGAGTGCCGGCCTCAAACTGGATCAAACTCATTGGGGACTTCCAGAGACAGCTCTGGGAAGGTGCTTGCTCTTGTTTCTCCTTTAGATGAAAGAAATGAGGCGTATTTCTCTAAGATTTCCTCTGCAGGTCAGTACTCTGATTCTTCCCACCAGCAAATGAAGTGCAAACCCATAGGTGTCACCCAAGGAATGCCTCATTTTCACTCTGAAAACCCAGACACTTTAAAACCAGAACTCTGTGTTGGACAGTGTGAGACTTCCAGCAAAGGGCGAAGTGAACATGAAATGACTCGACCTGTTGAGTGGAATAAACACACTGCACTGGATTTGTAG
- the LOC117411925 gene encoding ankyrin repeat and SOCS box protein 12-like, producing MFQPKDEKEEEDDGERRELSQAVSNDDDKLLAELLSQERYRRFINSRSGWGIPGTPLRLAASRGHLRCLEVLLARDAEVDSLDVKAQTPLFTAVSGKHLDCVHALLQAGANPNGSKYNNCSPVLTAAREGNVDILRELLQFGAEVNARSKVPVWASHSSVSSGPLYLSAAYGHLDCFKLLLLYGADPNYNCTDEKLLARIKQPKTVLEMSLRHGCGVEYIQLLIDVGANVFLPTLIIEKTTKQNQALEVLLKERACPKTLMSQCRLAIRSYLANKMHSIDQLDIPPILRKYLNHMT from the exons ATGTTCCAGCCAAAAgatgagaaggaggaggaggacgatGGTGAAAGACGTGAGCTCAGCCAGGCAGTGTCTAATGATGACGACAAGCTTCTCGCTGAGCTCCTGTCCCAGGAGAGGTACAGAAGATTCATCAACAGCAGGAGCGGCTGGGGTATCCCGGGCACCCCTCTCCGCCTGGCCGCTTCTCGAGGTCACCTGAGATGCCTGGAGGTTCTTCTGGCCCGTGACGCTGAGGTAGACAGTTTGGATGTGAAGGCCCAGACTCCCTTGTTCACTGCTGTCAGTGGGAAGCATCTAGACTGTGTTCACGCTCTCCTACAGGCAGGAGCTAACCCTAACGGCAGCAAGTACAACAATTGCTCCCCAGTGCTAACCGCTGCAAGGGAAGGGAACGTGGACATCTTGAGAGAACTGCTCCAGTTTGGTGCAGAGGTTAACGCTAGATCAAAGGTTCCTGTCTGGGCTTCCCATTCGTCCGTCTCCAGTGGACCTCTTTACCTCTCTGCAGCTTACGGACACTTGGATTGCTTTAAGCTGCTGCTTCTCTACGGGGCGGATCCGAATTATAACTGCACCGATGAGAAGCTCCTTGCCAGGATCAAACAGCCCAAGACAGTGTTGGAGATGTCCCTGAGACACGGCTGTGGGGTGGAATACATCCAGCTCCTGATTGACGTTGGAGCAAACGTCTTCCTTCCCACACTCATCATAGAGAAAACCACAAAGCAAAATCAAGCCTTGGAGGTCTTGCTAAAGGAAAGAG CTTGTCCAAAAACCCTGATGTCTCAGTGCCGGCTAGCAATCCGAAGCTACTTGGCCAACAAAATGCATTCCATTGACCAACTGGACATCCCACCAATCCTGAGGAAGTACTTAAACCACATGACCTGA
- the LOC117430437 gene encoding ankyrin repeat and SOCS box protein 12-like, producing MVLRRPINMSLVDISKIFSMLQPKDEEEDDGERRELSQAVSNDDDKLLAELLSQERYKRFINSRSGWGIPGTPLRLAASRGHLRCLEVLLAHDAEVDSLDVKAQTPLFTAVSGKHLDCVHALLQAGANPNGSIYNNCSPVLTAAREGDEDILRELLQFGAEVNARSKVPHWASNASACSGPLYLSSVYGHLDCFKLLLLYGADPNYNCTDEKLLARIKQPKTVLEMCLRHGCGVEYIQLLIDVGANVYLPTLIIEKTTKQNEAVELLLKERACPKTLMSQCRLAIRSYLRMANKMHSIDRLDIPPILRNYLNHMT from the exons ATGGTACTGAGAAGGCCAATAAACATGAGTTTAGTGGACATCTCCAAGATCTTTTCAATGCTCCAGCCCAAGGACGAAGAGGAGGACGATGGTGAAAGACGTGAACTCAGCCAGGCAGTGTCTAACGATGACGACAAGCTTCTCGCTGAGCTCCTGTCCCAGGAGAGGTACAAAAGATTCATCAACAGCAGGAGCGGCTGGGGTATCCCGGGCACCCCTCTCCGCCTGGCCGCTTCACGAGGTCACCTGAGATGCCTGGAGGTTCTTCTGGCCCATGACGCTGAGGTAGACAGTTTGGATGTGAAGGCCCAGACTCCCTTGTTCACTGCTGTCAGTGGGAAGCATCTAGACTGCGTTCACGCTCTCCTACAGGCAGGAGCTAACCCTAACGGCAGCATTTACAACAATTGCTCCCCAGTGTTAACCGCTGCAAGAGAAGGGGACGAGGACATCTTGAGAGAACTGCTCCAGTTTGGTGCAGAGGTTAACGCTAGATCTAAGGTTCCTCACTGGGCTTCGAATGCTAGTGCTTGTAGTGGACCTCTCTACCTTTCTTCAGTTTATGGACACCTTGATTGCTTTAAGCTTCTTCTTCTTTACGGGGCGGATCCGAATTATAACTGCACCGATGAGAAGCTCCTTGCCAGGATCAAACAGCCCAAGACAGTGTTGGAGATGTGCCTGAGACACGGCTGTGGGGTGGAATACATCCAGCTCCTTATTGATGTTGGAGCAAACGTCTACCTTCCCACACTCATCATAGAGAAAACCACAAAGCAAAATGAAGCAGTGGAACTCCTGCTAAAAGAAAGAG CTTGTCCAAAAACCCTGATGTCTCAGTGTCGGCTAGCAATCCGAAGCTACTTGAGAATGGCCAACAAAATGCATTCCATTGACCGACTGGACATCCCACCAATCCTGAGAAACTACTTAAACCACATGACCTGA